CCAAGTCACATTCATCTTCCAGCAGTTTTAACTTTTCTGAAATTTGGCGAATGATTGGTCTGTGTCTTACGGAACCAAAATGAACATCAGAGAGATGGACAATGTTAATATCTCTAGATAACTTATTCAATTCCAAAACCCTTTCCTTAACGACCAAGTTATGAGCATTATAATAATTGTAAAGCCCTAATATAGGAACAATAGCCAATAATAAACAAATTAATGGGAAAGGAATCTCAACAAACATTTTAATTAAATAAATTGCAACAATATCTATGAAAAACATCATTGAACCCCACATCCAAACTCCATCAATAGTAGATACAACTCTTCCCAAAACTGTAGATTTTTTAGCTTCAAAAAACATCGGAACAAGATGAAACAAACCTACAACTATTGCCAACTTAGCTAAATCTAAGTTATTAACCCCTCCAAACAATAAAAAGATATATTTCAATAAGAAAAACTGAAATATCATATAAAATGGAGTTATGAATATTACTCTTAATGTTCTAAAACTCATAGAAATACCTCTAAAATTATTTTGTCACCACAAATATATAAATAATTAAAACAAATGTTATGTTGTAACAAATATTGGAGGTGAGTTTTTTGAAAAGTGATAATAAAACGCAAGAAATTAAAACAACCAACCAAAAATCCTTGAAAAAAGAAATTGAAACAAAGGATGATGCTGAATTAGTAATTTTAAAACCAGTAGGTTATCCATTTGCTTTTCCTTTGATGGATGAGGACATAGAAATTAAAAATGGCGCATTATTTGAAGAATACGCCCGTGAACAATGGCTCGGTTTGGTTGTCCGCGAAAACTCACACTTATTTGATCAAAAAATCATTCCGGACTATGGTTTTGAAATTATTTCCGCTAAACCAAATAACTCAATAATTTCAGAGCAGACAAAAATTAAATTAATTACAGACGATTTAAATGTGAAAAAGAATGATGTAAGAGTCAAATCAAATATTTTCCTCCAAGACATCGTGGGTCAAAAAAATGCAAAAAGTAAAGTCAAAGTAATTAAAAAATATCTGGAAAATCCTAAAAAGTTCGGACAGTGGGCTCCAAAAAATATTTTATTCTATGGACTTCCAGGTACAGGTAAAACCATGCTTGTAAAAGCTCTTGCCAATGAACTTGATGTTCCACTGCATTTAATTAAATCAACATCACTAATAGGTGACCATGTGGGAGATGGTGCATCTAAAATCCACGAATTATTTAAAAAAGCCAGTGAAAACTCCCCATCAATAATATTTATTGATGAAATGGATGCAATTGCACTAGATAGATCATTTCAATCTTTAAGAGGAGACGTTTCAGAAATAGTGAACTCATTATTAACAGAAATGGACGGAATTAGTGAAAATGAGTCTGTCATAACAATCGGAGCAACCAACAATCCAACTTCACTGGATTTTGCTGTAAGAAGCCGTTTTGAAGAAGAAATAGAATTCAAATTGCCGAATGACAATGAAAGATTGGAAATTTTAGAAAATAATCTCAAAACAATGCCAATTGATAATGATTTGGATTTAAACAAAATAGTCAAACTTACAAAAGGATTATCCGGAAGAGATTTAAAAGAAAAAATATTAAAAACCGCGCTGCACAATGCTATTGCCAATGACAGTGAAATTATCACAATGCAAAATATAGATTATGCTCTTAAATCTGTAAAAATAAAACATAATGAAGTTAAGGGAATGTTTGAATAATTATTTAAAATTAAACAAATATTCCGCAGCTGCAATAACTTCCTTATTTTCTTCTTTTGCAGCGTCTTTGACATTGTTGGAAATGTCGAAAAATATCTTATTAACTATAGAATTTGTTAAATTATTCAAAATTTTCTCACTACCATCTACATCAGCCATCTTAACTAATGCTTTTTGAGTTTCACGTTGCCTTATATCTTCCATAGATGCTCTTAAACTACCAAGAAGATCTTCAACTTCCATTATTTTAAACGATTCTTTAAGTAAAATGAACTCTTCATCGATGATGTTTTCAGCTTCACCAAACTCCTTAATTCTAAGTTGAGTATTGATATCAGCAATTTCTCTTAAATCATCAATATTAAATAATTTAACACCCAAATCAGAGACATCTTCAGTTATATCCCTCGGATTTGCAATATCAACCATCATAACATTTTCATAATCCATATCAATGTCTAAAATACGTTTTTTATTTATGATTGCATGAGGGGCGCTTGTTGCACTGATTACCAAATCGGCAGTGGCCAGATATTCCTCCAAGTCACTGAATAAAATAGCTTCACCACCTAAATCCTTAGCAAGCTCAACCGCAACATAATAAGTTCTGTTTGCAACAAAAATAGCATTCAAATCTTTTTCAGCAAGTGCCTTTGCAACCAATTTACCCATCTTTCCTGCACCAATGACAAGAACAGACTTATCGTCCAAGCTGCCCATATGTTTTTCAGCCAAATCAATTGCAGCAGAACCGATAGAAACAGAACCTTTATTGATATTGGTTTTGTTTCTGACAACTTGGCCAACATGAATAGCTTTTGTAAAAATAGTATCTAGATCCCTGCCACAGTGATGCTCTTTAATAGCTTTATGTTTTGCATCTTTTACCTGGCCTAAAATCTGGTCTTCACCAACAATCATTGATTCCAAACCTGAAGTCATACGTAGCAAATGCATTACAGCAGAAGAACCATATTCAATTATGATATTTTGATTTTCATGAGACAGCAATTCTTCATCTTCAGGAATATAGTCATTTTTAATGTAATACTCTTTTCTGTTACATGTGGAAATTTCAACATATTCCGTAATTGAAAATTTTTCCTGCAATTTCCAAAATAATTCATCAATATCCTTTGAAATATTCTCCATAGATTGAATATCTGCAATTTTATGGTCAACTCTTAAATTAAGTATCACGGCAATCCCCTTATTAAATTATCAATGTATGATTTAGCTTCATCAATCTGATTACTCTTAATAAATTCATTAATTTTTTCATCTTCAAAAATCTTGTAGAGATAATTGCGCCTTTCTTTTTGGTCATCTATTGATTCCTTCAGAATTGAGCGTGCATAATCCTGAAGCTCAATTTCCAGAATATCTTCATCAGTAATGACTGATTGAATTTTTTTTCTTAATTGGCGAGCCATTAATGGACTTTTCCCATTAGTAAAAATAGATATTTCAATTTCTCCAATATTAAAGCTTGTAGGAACAATTACATTACCTTCATATGGCAAATCCGCCCGATTAACAAGTTTATCTCGAGCAATTTTAGAAACATGGTCTGACAACTCTTCATCGCCGCTTGCTATTACAACCAAATCTGACCATTCAACCAGTTCATCAACATCATCTAAAGGGCGCAAAACTGCACCTTTTGACTCTAATTCTTTAGACAAACTATTTCCTGCCAATTTTACATTGGCCCCATGGTCTAAAAATTTATTGGCTCTTCTAGTTGCTACTTCACCTGTGCCTAAAATAAAAACATTTAAATTAGAAGTTTTTAAATAAAGAGATGTCCAATCCATTTTAATCAGAATTTTCAAGAGACTTTGCATGTAAAACTTTTACAGCTGCTCTTAAATCATTATTACATTCAGTTAAAACATTCATAGCTTCTAATTTAGATATATTAAATGTTTCAGCCAATGCTTCAGCCCTTTCATCAGGATCAGGTTTTTGAACTCCAACCAATCTTTCAGACAATTCTTTTTTCAAGTCCAAATAATCATCATGACTCATTCCCATATTTCTTAAAGTCATATCTCTTAACGGACAAGGTTTTGATGGTTTGCAGCACCATACAAGAGAACCGAAACAGGTCCCTGCCCCTTCGCCTAATCTAGTTTCTTTTGCAAATTGAGTTTTAATTTCTATGTACTCCTGCGGAGTTAAATTTACTTGTTGTAAAGCATTTAATACTGGACATGGTTTAATAGGCGGACAACAAAAAGCAAGCCCTCTAACGTCTCCCCCTCTACAAATATGAGACGGCGCATCTTCCCAAGTCATGATAAACCTCCAAAAATAATTTTTATACCTCTGTTAATAAAAATAATATAATAATATAATTTATTAAAACTTTGAATATATAATCTTTTTTATAGATAGCAATAAATATAATAAACTAAAGTTAAAATTTAAATCCTGAATTAAAAAAAATACTATTTTGATTAAAATGAGAAAGGAAACCATAATTATAGAAAATATAACTATCACCTTAGAGAGAAAAAACATTAAAAATATGTATTTACGCATATTGCCCCCAGATGGCGAAGTTAAAGTATCTGCACCATTATTTTTATCAGATGAAGACATTGCTAATTTTATTAAGTCAAAAAAAGATTGGATTTTAAAAAAACAGAAACATATTGAAGACAACAATATAAAAGCTCCTCTAAAATATGACAACGGAGAAACACACTACCTGTGGGGAAATGAATACACATTGCAATTAATTTCAAATAAAAACTTTAAACATGCTTTAGTAGATAAAGAAAAATCAATTATTTATTTGCCGATTCCCAAAAGAAGCACAATTGACAAACGCCATAAATTACTTAACGAGTTATACCGATTGGAAATGAAAAAAGCAGTCCCATCAGTTTTGGATAAATGCAGCAAAATCGTTGGAAAAACACCAAATGAAGTCAAAATAAGAAGCATGAAAAATTGGGGAAATTGCAATAAGAATAAACGGATTACTCTAAATTTAAATCTTGCTAAAAAAGATCCAGAATGTTTAGAATATGTAATGATACATGAATTATGTCATTTAATAGAATTTAATCATGGAAAAAAATTTAAAAAATTAATGGAGAAATTCTGTCCAAATTGGAAAGAAATAAAAAAAAGATTAAATGAATAAGAAGAATTATCTATCTTTAAGCATATCTTCTTTTTCATCTGGAGTTAATTGTTGTACAATTTCTTCAGGAGTACCTATATCTAATAGTTTACCTCCCCTCATTAAAGCCGCCCTATCACAAACATCTAAAACAAAGTCCATATCGTGAGAAACAATAATAAATGTTTGTTCTAATTCGGTACGAGCTTTAAGGATAGAATCAGTTACAATAACTCTAGTAACAGGATCCATAGTACCTGTTGGTTCATCCAAAACAATAAGTTTAGGTTCTTTAATTAAAACTTGTGCAAGAGCAATCCTATGCTTTTCTCCTACACTTAATTGGTCAGGATATTTATCTAGAATATTAACTGCAACATCATCAGGGAAACCAACAGTTGTTAATGCATGAATAGCCTTAATTTTACCAAATTCAGCAGGTAAATTTAAACTAATAGCATCAGTTAAGTTTCCTAAAATAGTTCTGTGAGGATATAATGAATATTCCTGGTGCAATAAACCAATATACGGCATGATTCTTCCACGATTTAATGGACCCACCTTAGTCATGTCAATCCATTCATCACCAAGTTTAATGTCAATTCTACCACTGCTTGGCTCGGTTAATCCCATTAACATTCTAGTAGTTGTAGTCTTTCCGGAACCACTTAAACCAACAATTCCGAAAATCTCTTCATTATTAATTGTTAAATTAACACCGTCAACAGCTTTAACTACTCCCCTTTCAATGGAGTAATAATGTTTTTTAACATCTTCCAATACTACTTCAGGTTCACCAAATTCAGGGATTTCAGGTTTTTTAGGGACAGGAACTGTCTCCATAAAGTGGTCAACAACTACTTGCGGTTCACCTTCTTCTTTAATTTGACCATTTTCTAACCAAATAACATTGTCAGCAAGTTCAGTCATTACTTCTGGCCAGTGAGAAGTAATCAACATGGTGATTCCTTCATCTTTAACACCTTCTTTTAAGGTATTGTGAAGTTTTACAGCAGTTTGAGGATCCAAAGTACCAGTAGGTTCATCTGCTAAAAACATCATAGGATTTTTAGCCAATTGTCTAGCCAATACTACTCTTTGTTTTTCTCCACCACTTAAATCACGAGCAACGTGAGTGATTCTATGATTCATTTGAACCATTTCAAGCAATTCCAATGCAAAATAAATTTTTTCTTCATATTCTACATCATCACTCATTGCTCTCATAACATTCTCAATTACGGTTTCTTCATCGTATAATGCAAAGTTACGTTGAAGCATAATGGAAATTCTTCTTTTAATACTTGCAAATAATTTCCTTTCCGCATTATAAAAATCAACTTCTTTTGCTTCAAAAGTTCCTCCGCAGCTACATTTCTCTCCAGCATGAGACGGAGAATCGACAGCCAAACAATCAGGACAAACAGCAATGTTAAGCATAATTTGACCTGCATCAGGTTTGTAATCTAATGTACCCCTGAGCATGTTAATTAAAACAGATTTTCCACTACCACTACGTCCTAAAATTCCTAAAGTCTCTCCCTCATTAATCTTTAAATTAATATCTTTAAGAACATCAACACCATCAAAAGTTTTTGTAATATTCTTAAGTGTTATAAAATCCATGAAATCACCTATTGAATTAATTTTTATTTTAAACTATTAATAATACTTTCTAATAACAATTGTTTTATGAATATTAAAAATTAGC
This region of uncultured Methanobrevibacter sp. genomic DNA includes:
- a CDS encoding AAA family ATPase translates to MKSDNKTQEIKTTNQKSLKKEIETKDDAELVILKPVGYPFAFPLMDEDIEIKNGALFEEYAREQWLGLVVRENSHLFDQKIIPDYGFEIISAKPNNSIISEQTKIKLITDDLNVKKNDVRVKSNIFLQDIVGQKNAKSKVKVIKKYLENPKKFGQWAPKNILFYGLPGTGKTMLVKALANELDVPLHLIKSTSLIGDHVGDGASKIHELFKKASENSPSIIFIDEMDAIALDRSFQSLRGDVSEIVNSLLTEMDGISENESVITIGATNNPTSLDFAVRSRFEEEIEFKLPNDNERLEILENNLKTMPIDNDLDLNKIVKLTKGLSGRDLKEKILKTALHNAIANDSEIITMQNIDYALKSVKIKHNEVKGMFE
- a CDS encoding M48 family metallopeptidase; translation: MRKETIIIENITITLERKNIKNMYLRILPPDGEVKVSAPLFLSDEDIANFIKSKKDWILKKQKHIEDNNIKAPLKYDNGETHYLWGNEYTLQLISNKNFKHALVDKEKSIIYLPIPKRSTIDKRHKLLNELYRLEMKKAVPSVLDKCSKIVGKTPNEVKIRSMKNWGNCNKNKRITLNLNLAKKDPECLEYVMIHELCHLIEFNHGKKFKKLMEKFCPNWKEIKKRLNE
- a CDS encoding bifunctional precorrin-2 dehydrogenase/sirohydrochlorin ferrochelatase, translated to MDWTSLYLKTSNLNVFILGTGEVATRRANKFLDHGANVKLAGNSLSKELESKGAVLRPLDDVDELVEWSDLVVIASGDEELSDHVSKIARDKLVNRADLPYEGNVIVPTSFNIGEIEISIFTNGKSPLMARQLRKKIQSVITDEDILEIELQDYARSILKESIDDQKERRNYLYKIFEDEKINEFIKSNQIDEAKSYIDNLIRGLP
- the hemA gene encoding glutamyl-tRNA reductase, with product MILNLRVDHKIADIQSMENISKDIDELFWKLQEKFSITEYVEISTCNRKEYYIKNDYIPEDEELLSHENQNIIIEYGSSAVMHLLRMTSGLESMIVGEDQILGQVKDAKHKAIKEHHCGRDLDTIFTKAIHVGQVVRNKTNINKGSVSIGSAAIDLAEKHMGSLDDKSVLVIGAGKMGKLVAKALAEKDLNAIFVANRTYYVAVELAKDLGGEAILFSDLEEYLATADLVISATSAPHAIINKKRILDIDMDYENVMMVDIANPRDITEDVSDLGVKLFNIDDLREIADINTQLRIKEFGEAENIIDEEFILLKESFKIMEVEDLLGSLRASMEDIRQRETQKALVKMADVDGSEKILNNLTNSIVNKIFFDISNNVKDAAKEENKEVIAAAEYLFNFK
- a CDS encoding methanogenesis marker 9 domain-containing protein, producing the protein MTWEDAPSHICRGGDVRGLAFCCPPIKPCPVLNALQQVNLTPQEYIEIKTQFAKETRLGEGAGTCFGSLVWCCKPSKPCPLRDMTLRNMGMSHDDYLDLKKELSERLVGVQKPDPDERAEALAETFNISKLEAMNVLTECNNDLRAAVKVLHAKSLENSD
- the atwA gene encoding methyl coenzyme M reductase system, component A2 — protein: MDFITLKNITKTFDGVDVLKDINLKINEGETLGILGRSGSGKSVLINMLRGTLDYKPDAGQIMLNIAVCPDCLAVDSPSHAGEKCSCGGTFEAKEVDFYNAERKLFASIKRRISIMLQRNFALYDEETVIENVMRAMSDDVEYEEKIYFALELLEMVQMNHRITHVARDLSGGEKQRVVLARQLAKNPMMFLADEPTGTLDPQTAVKLHNTLKEGVKDEGITMLITSHWPEVMTELADNVIWLENGQIKEEGEPQVVVDHFMETVPVPKKPEIPEFGEPEVVLEDVKKHYYSIERGVVKAVDGVNLTINNEEIFGIVGLSGSGKTTTTRMLMGLTEPSSGRIDIKLGDEWIDMTKVGPLNRGRIMPYIGLLHQEYSLYPHRTILGNLTDAISLNLPAEFGKIKAIHALTTVGFPDDVAVNILDKYPDQLSVGEKHRIALAQVLIKEPKLIVLDEPTGTMDPVTRVIVTDSILKARTELEQTFIIVSHDMDFVLDVCDRAALMRGGKLLDIGTPEEIVQQLTPDEKEDMLKDR